The Microbacterium phyllosphaerae region GTGACCGCGGGCAAGAAGCTGAAGATCACCGGTGAGGGCTACGAGCCCGGCGAGACGGTGACCGTCGAGCTGCGGCCCAAGAAGGGTGCGGCCACCGAGGTCGGCACCGTCAAGGTCAAGGCCGACGGCACCTTCTCGACATCGGTCACCGTGCCGAAGGGCACGCAGCCGGGCAAGTACACGGTCGCGGTCGCGCAGGCCGACGGAGACGCGGCCACGGCCACCGTCACCGTGAACCGCGCAGGCGGGATCGGTGGCATCATCGGTGGCATCCTCGACTGGCTGTGGGACCTCCTCAACGGGTGGTTCTGACGCCATCGGGCGTGTGACGCAGGCATGACAGAGGCGAAGGCCGCCGGGAGACATCCCGGCGGCCTTCGTCGTGCGTGCGAGCGATCGCCGCGTCAGGCGGAGATGACCTCGACCTCGGCCTGCGCGAGAGCGGTCGCGAACGCCGATTCCGGGGGAGTGTCCGTCACCAGGTAGTCCGCACGGTCCAGAGTCGTGACCTGCGCGAACAGGCGGCGACCGAACTTCGAGGAGTCGGCGAGGATCGCCGTGCGCTCGGCACGCTGGATCATCTCGGACATCATGTTCGCGTCGCCCATGTTCGACGTCGAGAACCCCGCCTCGTCGATCGCTCCGACGGCGATCAGCGCGAGATCGCAGCGGATGTCGACCTCCGGGCCACCGGGGGTCATCGTGAACGTGACGGGTCCGGTCGTGGCCTGCGTGATCGCCCTGACGGCTCCGCCGAAGACATACAGGTCGCGGAAGGCGGAGGGCGAGATCTCCGCAGGGATGCGGAGATTGTTCGTGGCGATCGTCAGATCGCGGTGATTGCGGAGAGCACGGGCGAGAGCCAGGGTGGTCGTCCCCGCGTTGAGCATCACGACCGCGCCGTCGTCGATCAGCCCCGCGGCGAGGCGGGCGATCTTCTCCTTCTCCTCGATCTGCATCCGGAGTCGCACATCGAGCGCGCGGTCTTTGAGCTGACCCTCGGCGCTGACGGCGCCGCCGTGGGTGCGGATGACGACGCCCTCGCGGTCGAGCTGGTCGAGATCGCGGCGGATCGTGTCGATGGAGACGCTGAAGTGCTCGGCGAGACCTCCGACGGTCACCTCTCCCACCTGCTCGACATAGGCGGCGAGATCGGCCTTCCGACCAGCGGGGAGTCGGCGCTTCGGCGACGGTGCAGATGCTTCCATGCACACATCTCTAGCACATGTCGGCAGAGAAGTCGGCAGACTTCAGCAGATAACAGCATCCGAGATCTCGGTATGACCAACTTGGTTCTCGCCGGGAAAACAGGGATACAGTCATCAAATCTGTAGTTACATGTAGGAACAAACGCAGATATGTGCTTGACGTTCTCGCAAATGTCGGCATAACATGGCTTAAAACCGCACGAACAAGCATCGAAGCGCGTGTGCGGCACGATCTCGAAGAGGAGAAGTGATGATCACAGTGGGGCGAGGGCGACGCATTCTGAAGCTCGCCGGCGCAGCGACAGCAGCCGTGACAGTCCTGGCCGTGGCAGGTTGCGCGGCTGGCGACAGCGGAACCGATGGAGGGGATGGCGGAGACGTCACCATCGAGTTCGCACAGTGGTGGGAGCCCGAGCTCCCCGACGGTGAGTTCCGGGCGCTCATCGACGAGTTCGAAGACGCCAACCCGGGCATCACGGTCAAGCTCGTGAGCGGACCGTATGCATCGACCAAGGAGCAGCTGTTCGCAGGAGCGGCATCCGGAACCATGCCGGACGTCGTCGGCCTCGACGGTGCGTGGGTGAACGACTTCGCCTCGCAGGGCGTGATCGCCGACCTCACCGCTCTGATGAAGGAGAACGACTACGACGACAGTGAGCTGGCGAGCCAGATCCAGGTCGACGGCAGCACCTACATGATCCCGGTCGTGAACTTCGTCTACCCGATGTTCACGAACGACACCCTGCTGGCCGACGCCGGCGTCACCGCACCTCCCACCACCCGCTCGGAGTTCGCGGACGCCGCATCGAAGGTCTCGGCTCTCGGCGGCGACGTCTCGGGCTGGGTGCTCCCGCTCTCGCTGGAGGCACCGAACGGCGTGCAGAACGATGTCATGTCGTGGGTCTGGGCATCGGGCGGCTCGATGCTCAAGGACGGCCAGCCCGACCTGACGAACGACGACGTCACCTCGGCCGTCGATTTCATCGGCGACATGTGGGATGACGGCTCGATCGCCTCGGGCTCCTTCACCATGAAGGAGCAGGACAAGGTCGAGGAGTTCACCAACGGTCGCGTCGGCATGATGATCGACTCGCTCGCGCACATCAACCTGATCCGTGAGACGAACCCCGACCTGAAGTTCTCGATCTCGGCGCTTCCCGCCGAGGACGGCTACGACGGCGAACGGGGCATCCCGTACGCATCCTGGGGCATCGGCGTCGCCGAGAACTCGGAGCACAAGGATGCCGCGTTCAAGCTCGTCGAGTTCCTGATGAGCGAGCAGACCAACTCGGAGCTCTCGACGATGGCCAAGGCCTTCCCCGGCAACTCGAAGTCCGTTCCCGACTTCGTGAACGACGACGAGCTGTTCAAGCAGGCGTTCGACATCTACCAGGCGGGATACCCGGCGAACGAGTTCACCGGACTCCCCGTGGCGGAGGACCTGATGCGTCAGCTCGGCGAGCAGCTGCAGTCGGCCTTCGACGGTCAGCAGTCGATCGACGACGCGCTCAAGAAGGCGCAGGAGAGCTGGAAAGCGGAGTTCTGATCTCCCGCTTCCCGAATGAACGGGGTGCCGCATCGCGACCGATGCGGTGCGGCACCCGACCAACCAAGGAGCCACGCTTCCCATGAGTCTGAGAACATCCGACGACACCGAGGTGATCGTCACCGGGGTCTCGATGTCGCGTCGCAGGCGGCAGCTGCGCAAGACCACCGAGTCGTACGCCTTCCTCTCGCCGACGATCATCCTGCTCTTCGTCCTGATGATCGTGCCGATCGTCATGGTGATCGGGTATTCGTTCCAGGACAACGTGATCCTGAACAAGTCGCCCGAGTTCATCGGCATCGGCAACTACGTCGAGATCCTCTCGGACCCCCGGTTCTGGAAAGCCACCGGCAACACGATCCTGTTCACGGTGACCAGCGTGGTCGCGCACCTGGTGCTCGGACTCGCCTTCGCGATGATGCTCAACAGCCCGCTGCTCGGCCGCTTCTCGCGCTCCTTCTTCCGGGCCCTGTACGTCCTGCCGTGGCTGTTCACCGTGGCGGTGATCGCCGTCCTGTGGCGCATGCTCCTCGCGCCGAACGGCGTCGTGAACTTCTTGCTCAACACCGACATCGAGTGGCTCGCGTCACCGCAGCTCGCGCTCGGGACCATCATCTTCATCAACATCTGGGCCGGCTACCCCTTCTTCATGGTGAGCCTGCTCGCGGGCCTCCAGGGCATCCCGAACGAGCTGAACGAGGCGGCCACGGTCGACGGCGCGGGTGCCGTGCAGCGGTTCTGGAACGTCACGGTCCCGCAGCTCCGACCGATCATCGTCAGCCTCGTGCTGCTCGACCTGATCTGGACCTCGCAGCAGTTCGCCCTCATCTGGATGACCACCGGTGGCGGACCGATCGACGTGACCGAGGTGCTCAGCACCTTCACCTACAAGCTCGCCTTCGCCAAGTACGACTTCTCGCTCGCGGCGACCTCCGCGGTGCTGGTCCTGCTCATGTCGATGGTGCTCGCCGTCTTCTACGTCCGTCACCAGAAAGCGAGGGACTGATCATGGCTCTCACCGTGCAGAACCAGCGTCGCGTCGCCAAGACCGGCGTGATGATCGGCCTCATCCTCGGTGCCGTCTTCGCCGCAGGCCCCGTGCTCTGGATGCTGTCGAGCTCGTTCAAGTCGAACACCCAGATCTTCGAGCTCCCGCCGCGACTCGTCACCGACACGTTCTCGTTCGACGCGTACGTCGCGATCTTCACGAACCCCGAGACGATGCGGTTCTTCCTGAACAGCTACGTCGTCGCCGGCTCCGTGACGATCCTGACCCTGCTCGTGGCGATCCAGGCGGCCTACGCGTTCAGCCGCTTCGACTTCCGCGGCAAGCGCATCCTGAACGTCGTGATCGTCAGCGTGCAGGCCGTGCCGCCGATCACGCTGCTGATCCCGTACTTCGGGCTGATGGTCGCGCTCGGCCTCTACAACTCGTACCTCGGGCTAATCCTCACCTACATGGTGTTCACGCTGCCCTACGCGATCATCATGATGACCGGCTACTTCAACACCCTGCCGAAGGAGCTCGACGAGGCCGTCCGCGTCGACGGCGCCGGGTCCATGACCGCCCTGTGGCGCATCCTGGTGCCGATCTCGATCCCCGGCATCGTCTCCGTCGGCATCTACACCTTCATGATCGCGTGGAACGAGTACCTGTTCGCGCTCACCCTCACCCGCACGATCGACATGCGCACGGTGCCCATCGGCATCCAGCTGCTCATGGGCCAGCACTCGTACGAGTGGAACCAGATCATGGCGATGAGCGTGCTCGGGTCCATCCCCGTGCTCATCCTCTTCCTCTTCTTCCAGCGGTACTTCATCAGCGGTCTCACGGCGGGGTCCGTGAAGAGCTGACGCAGCGCCGACGGATCAACGACCACCACGAAACAGGAGAATCAAGTGCTCTACACCGGCAAATCCATCCTCGATGTCGCCAACGAGAACAACTTCGCCATCCCGGCGTTCAACATCAGCGACTGGGCGATGTTCAACGGCATCATGGACATCAGTGAAGAGAAGGCCGCTCCGGTCATCATCGCGATCCACCCCGACGAGGTCTCCCACATCACCACCGATCTGATCGCCGCGATGCACTCGCGTGCGCACCGTTCGAGCGTGCCCGTCGCGATCCACTGGGACCACGGCGGAAGCTACGAGCAGATCATCACGGCCATCAAGGCCGGCTTCACCTCGGTCATGATCGACGCCTCGTTGCTGCCGTTCGACGAGAACGTGGCGCTCACCCGCAAGGTCGTCGACGCAGCTCATGCGGTCGGCATCCAGGTCGAGGGCGAACTCGGCACGATCGGCGCGAACGACAGCTACGGCGAGTCGGGTGCAGCCGAGATCATCTACACGAACCCCGCCGACGCGGTGCGCTTCGTCGAGGAGACCGGGGTCGACAGCCTCGCGATCGCGATCGGCACCTCGCACGGCCTCTACCCGAGCGACAAGAACCCCGAGCTGCGCCACGATCTGCTCGAGGAGATCAAGGCCGCGATCGGCATCCCCCTCGTGCTGCACGGCGGATCGTCGAACCCGGATGCGGAGCTCCGCCGAGCGGTCGAGCTGGGCGTCAACAAGATCAACATCTCCAGTGACATCAAGGTCTCGTACCACAACCGCATGCGCGAGGTGCTCGGCACCGATGAGCGTCTGCGCGAGCCGAACGCGATCCAGCCGGCGGCGCTCGAGGCGATGAAGGTGACCGCTGCCGAGAAGATCGATCTGTTCGGGGCAGACGGCAAGGCCTCGCTGTACTGAACTGCGGACAATCAGAGGATGATCGGCGACGTGGACAGAACGCTCGTACTCGGACTCGGCGGCACCGTCGACTATGAGCTCAGGTGGGACTCATCGGTGTTCGACACGCTGGCGCATGCGCACGGCGTGCGGCGCCACGAGCTCACGACCACGGCGCCGATCGTCGACGAACGCTCGCTGCTGGTGGCAGTGCTCGCATTCGTCGCCTCGGGCACGGGGGCGGAGCGATTCGTCGCCTCGTCCGAGGTGATCGAGGACTTCGTCTCGCATTTCGACTACGCGATCACTCTCGGTGGCACCGGGGTGCGGGCGGGCCTCGTGCTCGACGCCCTCGGGCTCCCGAGCACCCAACACCTCGTGAGCATCGACGACAACGTCCGGCGGCTGCTGCCCGACACGATCTCGTACATCTGCTCGGCGACCGAGGACACCCTCGACCCGCACCTGATCGTGCAGTACCCGGTCGGCGCGCACGTGCGGCTCACCGACGGCGATGTGCTCTCGCCCGCGCCCAACCGGCTGATCTTCGCGAACGATCCGCCGAACCGGCGGATGCTGCTCTCGGCCGAACTGCCCGCGTCCCTGTCCGGCGCCGGGGTGTTCCTCGTCTCGGGATTCAACACGATGCAGGATCACGACCTGCTCGAGCTCAGACTCGCCGAGGTGCATCGGGCGATGCAGAGCCTCCCCGCCGACGCTCTCGTCTACTACGAGGATGCGGGCTTCTACACCCGCGACTTCGCCGACACGGTGCGACGACGCCTGCTCCCGCAGATCGACGTCTACGGCATGAACGAGGACGAGCTGCAGGAGTACCTCGGGCGCGCGGTCAACCTGCTCGATACGGCCGACGTCATCCGCGCGCTTCGCGAGGTTCAGACGATCATCCCCGCGCGGGCGCTGGTCGTGCACACGCGCTACTGGGCGATCGCGGTGGGGCCGGACGCCGGCCGCCACCGCTCCGCGCTCGACTCCGCCGTGCGCGTCGCCGCCACCCGTTACCGCGTGGGCGACGCCCTCACCTCGGCCGACATCGATGACACGGCCGCGATGCCTCGTCACGGGGGAGGGGAGGCCCTCGTCGTCGCGGTCGAGGCCGCGCTCCCCGGTGCCGTCGGCGTCGCGGCGTTCTCGCTCGATGTCCCCACGCCGACCACGGTCGGTCTCGGCGACACATTCGTCGGCGGCTTCCTCGCCGGCGCCGTGCTCTCGAAGGAGAACGCATGAACCCCGTCCTGTTGCCCTCAAACAGACCGGCCGAGCGCTTCTACCGCGGTGGTGCGCGCATCAGCGCCTTCCGCGGCGAAGACGCCGCCGAGCCCCGCGAACCCGAGGACTGGATCGGCTCGACGACCACCGTCAACGGCGAACCCGAGCTCGGTCTCACCACGCTTCCCGACGGGCGAGTGCTTCGTGACGCGATCGTGCGGGATCCGGTCGCCTGGCTCGGCGACGAGCACGTCGCACGGTGGGGTGCCGACACGAGACTCCTGGTCAAGCTGCTGGATGCCGGTCAGCGACTGCCCGTGCACGCGCACCCGCACGACGACTTCGCGGCGACGCACCTCGGCCGAGCGCACGGCAAGGCCGAGGCCTGGTACATCCTGCAGGGCGGCACCGTGCACGTCGGCCTTCGACAGGATGTCGAGGCAGACGATCTGGCGACCCTCGTCGAGCGACAGGATG contains the following coding sequences:
- a CDS encoding DeoR/GlpR family DNA-binding transcription regulator, which gives rise to MEASAPSPKRRLPAGRKADLAAYVEQVGEVTVGGLAEHFSVSIDTIRRDLDQLDREGVVIRTHGGAVSAEGQLKDRALDVRLRMQIEEKEKIARLAAGLIDDGAVVMLNAGTTTLALARALRNHRDLTIATNNLRIPAEISPSAFRDLYVFGGAVRAITQATTGPVTFTMTPGGPEVDIRCDLALIAVGAIDEAGFSTSNMGDANMMSEMIQRAERTAILADSSKFGRRLFAQVTTLDRADYLVTDTPPESAFATALAQAEVEVISA
- a CDS encoding ABC transporter substrate-binding protein, coding for MITVGRGRRILKLAGAATAAVTVLAVAGCAAGDSGTDGGDGGDVTIEFAQWWEPELPDGEFRALIDEFEDANPGITVKLVSGPYASTKEQLFAGAASGTMPDVVGLDGAWVNDFASQGVIADLTALMKENDYDDSELASQIQVDGSTYMIPVVNFVYPMFTNDTLLADAGVTAPPTTRSEFADAASKVSALGGDVSGWVLPLSLEAPNGVQNDVMSWVWASGGSMLKDGQPDLTNDDVTSAVDFIGDMWDDGSIASGSFTMKEQDKVEEFTNGRVGMMIDSLAHINLIRETNPDLKFSISALPAEDGYDGERGIPYASWGIGVAENSEHKDAAFKLVEFLMSEQTNSELSTMAKAFPGNSKSVPDFVNDDELFKQAFDIYQAGYPANEFTGLPVAEDLMRQLGEQLQSAFDGQQSIDDALKKAQESWKAEF
- a CDS encoding ketose-bisphosphate aldolase, with product MLYTGKSILDVANENNFAIPAFNISDWAMFNGIMDISEEKAAPVIIAIHPDEVSHITTDLIAAMHSRAHRSSVPVAIHWDHGGSYEQIITAIKAGFTSVMIDASLLPFDENVALTRKVVDAAHAVGIQVEGELGTIGANDSYGESGAAEIIYTNPADAVRFVEETGVDSLAIAIGTSHGLYPSDKNPELRHDLLEEIKAAIGIPLVLHGGSSNPDAELRRAVELGVNKINISSDIKVSYHNRMREVLGTDERLREPNAIQPAALEAMKVTAAEKIDLFGADGKASLY
- a CDS encoding ADP-dependent glucokinase/phosphofructokinase; translated protein: MIGDVDRTLVLGLGGTVDYELRWDSSVFDTLAHAHGVRRHELTTTAPIVDERSLLVAVLAFVASGTGAERFVASSEVIEDFVSHFDYAITLGGTGVRAGLVLDALGLPSTQHLVSIDDNVRRLLPDTISYICSATEDTLDPHLIVQYPVGAHVRLTDGDVLSPAPNRLIFANDPPNRRMLLSAELPASLSGAGVFLVSGFNTMQDHDLLELRLAEVHRAMQSLPADALVYYEDAGFYTRDFADTVRRRLLPQIDVYGMNEDELQEYLGRAVNLLDTADVIRALREVQTIIPARALVVHTRYWAIAVGPDAGRHRSALDSAVRVAATRYRVGDALTSADIDDTAAMPRHGGGEALVVAVEAALPGAVGVAAFSLDVPTPTTVGLGDTFVGGFLAGAVLSKENA
- a CDS encoding carbohydrate ABC transporter permease, which translates into the protein MALTVQNQRRVAKTGVMIGLILGAVFAAGPVLWMLSSSFKSNTQIFELPPRLVTDTFSFDAYVAIFTNPETMRFFLNSYVVAGSVTILTLLVAIQAAYAFSRFDFRGKRILNVVIVSVQAVPPITLLIPYFGLMVALGLYNSYLGLILTYMVFTLPYAIIMMTGYFNTLPKELDEAVRVDGAGSMTALWRILVPISIPGIVSVGIYTFMIAWNEYLFALTLTRTIDMRTVPIGIQLLMGQHSYEWNQIMAMSVLGSIPVLILFLFFQRYFISGLTAGSVKS
- a CDS encoding carbohydrate ABC transporter permease, which translates into the protein MSLRTSDDTEVIVTGVSMSRRRRQLRKTTESYAFLSPTIILLFVLMIVPIVMVIGYSFQDNVILNKSPEFIGIGNYVEILSDPRFWKATGNTILFTVTSVVAHLVLGLAFAMMLNSPLLGRFSRSFFRALYVLPWLFTVAVIAVLWRMLLAPNGVVNFLLNTDIEWLASPQLALGTIIFINIWAGYPFFMVSLLAGLQGIPNELNEAATVDGAGAVQRFWNVTVPQLRPIIVSLVLLDLIWTSQQFALIWMTTGGGPIDVTEVLSTFTYKLAFAKYDFSLAATSAVLVLLMSMVLAVFYVRHQKARD